The following coding sequences lie in one bacterium genomic window:
- a CDS encoding PAS domain-containing protein, producing MKDQVTPTNNDSFGPSDTPKVVIAESTLLAEVEALRDRLAELEDLEVQRLTEEQERFDSLNVLDEYAQQLEESRDKLARLLQAGVAIEEARTTHQILQNVANAVGAAGWASAVVYLFEDFEIIEAAYNGVCDEDRQELERNRRPASERARMYSQDYDEFRVSRSYFVPAERLHEVIQSQYIVPGRREVMPGDDWDPLDLAYVPMYSSTGKVIGSINCDDPVNGKRPNAEVFQYLEIFADLAARKIETVRLLNRQAEIEAKLRASEKLYRTVFDRSADSFILMDDLFRECNEATLRTFGCERDDIVGHSPLEFSPKFQRNGERSDKLASEYIASARDGFPQSFEWLHLRKDGTELDCEVSLGAIDVGDRPMIMAIVRDVSERKRAAHDKETAAIASQLFLSSRTPDLVYSQLPKILVSRFGVSAAAIEIYDAAADEMILVGEDGTGLPLGFRIPLSMSFTGTATRTGDAIVDLQVGRRADFAHADLRRMGIQSIACVPLRVRDQAIGVIWLGDVRVLPNMAQFAMPLQVIANYLAQAIDRYRAEEEMADLKHFFESLLDNLPAQVCVYDSAGNYRYANRASTEDDWLAEWMIGRNDGEIAARRGLLESIGEQRMSALAKAITDRKLIQFEESVRDSSDRERYFLRMMSPVEDEHGNIDHVIGYGLDITDTKLWEQEQRLLLQLPTDNPNPVLSCHSDGSIIYMNSAVMKLAESATDGLPERLLPAEHSAIVSELIASNQSGKQYTVDLGARRLHWTYCLTQSNQVHVYGIDLSGVEESAQRADDHVTPSNEDYAKILGNVVWVIDKHGRVKWLTAGAQKLTAESGASSVVELLGQDLWTRAVNLHFEDSSIVQETQREGQAWQWSIRLLENDRILIQLDDLTELRGLQDSLRHAQRLESVGRLAGGVAHDFNNLLTGIIGNLELFENRHGGGEEDISCIRDAARAAERASSLVKQLLNYTRKSGSRQRAIDPNIVCESVVRMLSRTVDRRIQVRSELSPDVWQINADPNQLEQVLMNLGVNAADAVQEKRAGISDAGEDYGIVIRTCNTTRRLAREGHENSHEADCIAISVEDNGCGMSPQIKGRIFDAFFTTKSEPHGTGLGLAIVSEIVCLLGGEVDVRSETGQGSVFTIYLPRAEIASQYRIDVPAKQGLQADGNETILLVDDESVIIELGREVLEHRGYRVITAFDGFDAIEKFRAQIGEIDLVIVDLCLPKMGGEELIARMLAERPEIPVILSSGLPESESRYRNINFGSIAFIQKPYRPSELLTAVREVLDHSKP from the coding sequence TTGAAAGATCAAGTCACGCCAACCAATAACGATTCTTTTGGCCCTTCCGACACTCCCAAAGTTGTGATTGCAGAAAGCACGCTGCTGGCTGAAGTGGAAGCATTGAGAGATCGGCTTGCCGAGCTTGAAGATCTTGAGGTGCAGCGCCTTACAGAAGAACAAGAGAGGTTTGACTCTCTCAACGTTCTGGATGAATATGCACAACAGCTGGAGGAGAGTAGGGATAAGCTTGCCCGCCTATTGCAGGCCGGGGTCGCAATCGAAGAAGCGCGGACAACTCATCAGATTCTCCAGAATGTAGCCAATGCTGTTGGGGCGGCAGGCTGGGCTTCGGCCGTAGTCTACTTGTTTGAGGATTTTGAGATCATTGAAGCGGCATACAACGGCGTATGCGACGAGGATCGCCAGGAGTTAGAGCGCAATCGGCGCCCAGCAAGCGAACGTGCTCGGATGTACTCACAGGACTACGATGAGTTCAGAGTCAGTCGCTCTTATTTTGTTCCGGCAGAACGGCTTCATGAGGTTATCCAGAGTCAATACATCGTGCCTGGGCGCCGCGAGGTTATGCCCGGAGATGACTGGGATCCACTTGATCTGGCTTATGTCCCCATGTACTCGAGCACTGGGAAAGTGATCGGGTCGATCAACTGTGATGATCCAGTGAACGGCAAACGGCCAAATGCAGAAGTATTTCAATATCTTGAAATATTCGCCGATCTTGCTGCACGAAAAATCGAAACAGTCCGTCTGCTCAATCGGCAGGCGGAAATTGAGGCCAAGCTGCGAGCGAGCGAGAAACTTTACCGGACAGTGTTTGACAGATCTGCGGATAGTTTCATTCTGATGGATGACCTGTTTCGCGAATGCAACGAGGCAACGCTTCGGACCTTTGGATGCGAAAGGGACGACATTGTCGGCCACTCTCCGCTTGAGTTCTCGCCAAAATTCCAACGCAATGGAGAACGTTCCGACAAGCTCGCAAGTGAATACATAGCGAGTGCTCGCGATGGTTTCCCTCAGAGCTTTGAGTGGCTCCACCTGCGCAAGGATGGTACAGAACTGGATTGCGAAGTCTCCCTTGGCGCGATTGATGTGGGCGACAGGCCAATGATTATGGCGATTGTGCGCGATGTCTCAGAGCGCAAACGGGCAGCGCACGACAAGGAGACGGCCGCAATTGCATCACAGCTCTTTCTGTCTTCCCGAACGCCAGATCTCGTCTACTCGCAGCTTCCCAAAATACTCGTGTCGAGATTCGGAGTAAGTGCTGCTGCCATTGAAATCTATGATGCTGCTGCCGATGAAATGATACTCGTGGGTGAAGATGGAACAGGGCTTCCCTTGGGGTTTCGAATTCCCCTTTCCATGTCTTTCACGGGCACAGCCACGAGAACCGGTGATGCCATTGTTGATCTGCAAGTGGGCAGACGTGCAGACTTCGCGCACGCAGACCTGCGACGAATGGGTATTCAAAGTATAGCTTGTGTGCCTCTCAGAGTTCGCGATCAAGCTATTGGCGTAATCTGGCTCGGCGACGTCAGAGTACTGCCAAACATGGCACAGTTCGCAATGCCGCTGCAAGTCATTGCAAACTACCTCGCACAGGCAATAGACCGCTATCGTGCTGAAGAAGAAATGGCTGATCTGAAACACTTCTTCGAAAGTTTGCTTGATAACCTCCCTGCTCAAGTGTGCGTGTATGACAGCGCCGGCAATTATCGGTATGCAAACAGGGCGTCTACCGAAGATGACTGGTTGGCGGAGTGGATGATTGGCCGTAATGACGGCGAAATCGCTGCGCGTCGCGGCTTGCTCGAATCCATAGGCGAACAAAGAATGTCGGCATTGGCAAAGGCAATAACGGATCGAAAACTCATTCAATTTGAAGAATCAGTACGTGACTCTAGTGATAGGGAACGCTACTTCTTGCGAATGATGAGTCCGGTTGAAGATGAACATGGTAACATTGACCACGTCATTGGCTATGGACTGGACATTACTGACACCAAGCTCTGGGAACAGGAGCAGAGGCTCCTGCTTCAACTCCCGACGGACAATCCCAACCCAGTGCTATCGTGCCACTCTGATGGCAGTATCATCTATATGAACTCTGCAGTGATGAAGCTTGCAGAGTCCGCAACAGACGGTCTGCCGGAAAGACTTCTTCCCGCGGAACATTCCGCGATAGTATCGGAGTTGATTGCAAGCAATCAAAGCGGAAAACAGTACACAGTTGACCTCGGAGCACGGCGTTTGCATTGGACTTACTGCCTTACGCAAAGCAATCAGGTCCACGTTTACGGCATCGACCTGAGCGGAGTGGAAGAATCCGCGCAGCGAGCAGATGATCATGTGACTCCTTCAAACGAGGACTACGCGAAAATATTGGGGAACGTCGTTTGGGTCATTGACAAACATGGCAGAGTGAAATGGCTAACCGCAGGAGCACAGAAGCTCACTGCGGAATCTGGCGCATCGTCAGTTGTCGAGTTGCTTGGACAGGACTTGTGGACTCGTGCGGTAAATTTGCATTTTGAAGACTCTTCTATAGTACAAGAGACGCAACGCGAGGGGCAAGCTTGGCAGTGGAGCATCCGGCTTCTGGAAAATGACCGTATACTTATCCAACTCGATGATTTAACTGAATTGCGCGGACTTCAAGACAGTCTCAGGCACGCCCAGCGGCTTGAATCAGTTGGACGATTGGCAGGCGGTGTCGCCCATGATTTTAACAATTTGTTGACCGGAATCATAGGCAATCTTGAGCTGTTCGAGAACCGTCATGGTGGAGGAGAAGAGGATATCAGTTGCATCCGCGATGCGGCGCGTGCAGCTGAACGTGCGTCCAGTCTCGTGAAACAGTTGCTGAACTACACGCGAAAGTCGGGTAGCAGGCAGCGAGCCATTGACCCGAACATCGTTTGTGAATCTGTTGTTCGAATGCTTTCGCGAACAGTTGATCGACGAATTCAGGTCCGGTCTGAGTTATCACCCGACGTTTGGCAGATTAACGCTGACCCAAACCAGCTGGAGCAGGTACTTATGAATCTCGGCGTTAATGCGGCAGACGCAGTACAGGAGAAGAGAGCGGGAATTTCCGATGCCGGCGAAGACTATGGGATTGTGATTCGAACATGCAACACAACGAGACGATTGGCCCGAGAAGGGCATGAGAATAGCCACGAAGCTGATTGCATCGCAATTTCGGTCGAGGACAACGGTTGCGGGATGTCACCGCAGATCAAAGGACGGATCTTTGATGCTTTCTTCACAACCAAGTCTGAACCGCACGGCACAGGTCTTGGCCTTGCCATCGTGTCCGAAATTGTCTGTCTGTTAGGAGGTGAAGTCGACGTAAGGTCGGAAACTGGTCAAGGGTCGGTGTTCACGATTTATCTTCCGCGGGCCGAAATCGCGAGCCAGTACAGGATTGATGTGCCTGCGAAACAGGGACTTCAAGCCGACGGAAACGAGACGATTCTACTAGTAGATGACGAGTCCGTGATCATTGAACTTGGTCGAGAAGTTCTCGAGCACCGAGGGTATCGTGTAATCACGGCATTTGACGGGTTTGATGCAATCGAGAAATTCAGAGCTCAAATTGGTGAGATTGATCTTGTCATCGTCGACCTCTGCCTACCCAAGATGGGCGGGGAGGAGTTGATCGCACGGATGCTCGCAGAACGACCGGAAATCCCCGTGATTCTCTCCAGCGGCCTCCCGGAATCGGAGAGTCGCTACAGGAACATAAACTTTGGATCCATTGCCTTCATTCAAAAGCCCTACAGGCCATCAGAGCTCTTGACAGCCGTTCGTGAAGTCCTCGATCACTCAAAACCATGA